A region of the Pseudorca crassidens isolate mPseCra1 chromosome 9, mPseCra1.hap1, whole genome shotgun sequence genome:
GAATTGAGTAGGAGACATACCAACAAACCCAATCAGCACATTATGAAAATTGATATAATGGCGGTATGCCAAAGGTTCAATGGAATTATAAGAGAGAGAAGTGCCTAAGAGAGGTAGAGGGGGAGAAGACAGTGACAGGGAAGGCTTCTTATATGACAGGATTTTTGAACTGACTCAAAGAAGAAATAGGAGTTTGCTGGCAAAAAAAAAGGGTAGAAGACATTCTAGGTAGAGAAGACAACATATGtaaaggcaaaaatataaaacagtataGCCTTGGCCCCTTGCCTCATGATTCAGTCAGGAAACAAATGGCACACTTGAAAGGTTAACTGAAAAAAGTTTAATGTAGTGACTTTCCAGAAATGCGGGCAAGGTCAAGGGCACCAATAAAGGATGGTGATGCATTCAGTAATAGCAACAGTGGGAAGCCATTAACGACCTGGCCAGATGGGGCAAGGAAAGGAAATGAGATTGCCAGAACCTGGTGAAAGCCATAGCCATGGGAGAGGGGCTACCCAACAGGAACCTTGATCAGAAGAGCCTAGATCGGTAGAGGCAAACAATCATAAGTACGCACATCTCAGATTCATATCCCACGTCTGAACAATTTCCTGTTTCTTGAATAGGTATAGCCCAGGACGAAACCTGTAACTGATATAACAAGTTTGCCcttgtttcttcttccttaacTGACATAAAGAGGAGCCTGTTGATTTAAATGATAGGGAGAGATTCTTAAGATCTGGTCTGCTGTGTAACCTCTGCCCCACACCAAATCTTTTTGTGTGCCTACTTTTAACCACAGTAATGTAATAATTATTctatcagatattttaaaataaaaacaagtaattCTGAGTGTGAGATGACATGTAAGTgcttatttgtctatttttaaatatctaatgTCATTGGATGAAACTGGCTTGCATATTAGTTTCATAGAATTTTTTTGTTCACTTTGACACTTCATATTTGACTTATAAACTCTAGTTAAATCACATTAATTACaacctttttttctatttatttttcagatcaaTAACTCGATCTTATTACCGCAACTCGGTTGGTGGATTTTTAGTATTTGACATTACTAACCGACGATCTTTTGAACATGTGAAAGATTGGCTAGAAGAAGCAAAAATGCATGTACAGCCATTTCAGATTGTATTTCTGCTAGTGGGACATAAATGTGATTTAGCTTCACAACGTCAAGTTACAAGGGAAGAAGCTGAAAGACTGTCAGCAGACTGTGGTATGAAGTATATAGAAACCTCAGCAAAAGATGCTACAAATGTTGAGGAATCCTTCACTATCTTGACAAGAGACATATATGAGCTTATTAAAAGGGGAGAAATTTGTATTCAGGATGGCTGGGAAGGGGTTAGAAGTGGTTTCGTTCCAAATACTGTGCATTCTTCTGAGGAAGCAGTAAAACCCAGGAAAGAGTGCTTCTGCTGACTTCATACGTGCCAAAGAACTAAGAACAGATTGGGTGTCATTTCAGGATAAATACCGACATTAACAACAGAATGATGTgatgaaagcattttaaaaagttataaaccCATGCTAACACTATTTTGTAAGGTATTTGATTCAGAGCAATATGGTTACTTGTTAAACTACCAGATTGGTATTTTGCTAAATTATCAAGCAAAGCAGACGACTTTTTCTGGAAACTGGAGTATCTACATAATTGCCTCCATTCTCACTTTGTTAGCATATAACTGACCATAATATCCAAATATGTCAATATTACTCATTTTTCTTGACAGTTTGAAATGGATGTTTTGTGCATATATAATCTGATTGAAAAGATTTTACCAGGAATTACATTCTCTagtgttaattaattaatattaaatagtaAAGTGGATTTAAAAGTGTACTGTTTACTTACAAAGTAAACAATTACAGAGTTATTAACTAGGCCTAAAATAACAATTCCTTGTTTAAGGTACCAGGTTTTTAACCATtctctgaaatatttattctCCCTTAATTTTGCCTGAACATGAGAAGAtaagttttatattaatttttgttctctgatttatTGCTCctgaaaattttatgttttataatgaTATCTAAGGATCCAAGCAAAAGGTTTTATtgcaaatatttgtgaaaataaaaacgAAGGATCACTATCAGCAAATGTTTTGTTGTTATAGTATACTGTCCTTATTTAGACAAGAAAAACTTAGCCATTTTGTCCAGATTTTCAAATGTGTTGGTATAAAGCTAGCATAGtattcttttgtaattaaaaaaaaaattctctctgttTTATAGCTAGTCCCATCTCTATCATATTTGCCAAATATTGCTTATTTTACTGGTCTTTCTAAAAGAacgttttggttttatttgtcaAGTTTACTGCTTTTCTCCTCTATTTTTGACTTTTCTCTTGATTAATTTTGTCCTTCCACTCTTTTGGATTtaccttgttctttttctatGTCTACTGTCCATTTCCTGTAGCTTCAAGAGCCATTTTCAACAATTCAACGAGCTCTGCTGGTTGTGTCATGGTCACTTCATCATATGCCGTTAAAACTTAATCTCATACACTGGGTGAAGACTCAGCAGTcttattttgctttcaaaattgTTCTATGGCCTTAGATCCTTCTTCTTCTCTAAATTACCACTATCATCAGGGAAAATTCTACTGGGCCTCATGCTGCTTATAAGGCTTGCCTTTCCTGCAgtttcataataaaagaaaaaacatttccaccgttttttttgatgttgatcgAAAATTTAGCAACACTTCTTTGCACTGTATTCAAATCCCGAAATATAAGCAAGCCTTCATGCATACGGGCCCACTGAAATGTCATAATTTTAAACTATGTATGACCTTGAACAATGTCCTTTCCAAATACTCTATGCTCCCCCTTTCTTCCTAGGTGTTCAGACTTTTTCATTCCTACAACATCTTTTACACATGGTCAATTTGTGTCATAAGCTCTTCCTCccttccacttctgagtatatatccaaaggaaacatcatcattatttgaagagatatctgtactcccatgttcgttgtagcattattcacaagagccaaggtatggaaacaatctaagtgtccatagTAGATTATTGGATAaggaaaatatggtatatatatgcaatggaatattcttcaaccttaaaaaagaagaaaatcctatcATTTAagacaacatggataaaactggaggacagtatgctaagtgaaataagacaaagacaaatagtgcatgatgtcacttatatgtggacactaaaaaaataactaaataaatcaaCTCTTCTTCCCTGGACATTTTCCTCAGCAGAATCTAGCAGCCTCTACTATGagtctcatcttttttttattgtttgtacaaGATCACAACCCCAGGGAACCTATGTATTTACGGATGTATATCTAGATTATAGTGTACTGTTGTTCGTTTTCTTTGCAATTCATTCCTTCCACTTCTGGCATCAGAACCTCATTTTTCCTTTGGAGAAGTCCTTGTGATTCAGGTAGGCGGTGTGTCTCCTCCCaaggctgtgtgacttgggcctGGCTAGACACAGTGTTTTACATATACTCCATATGTCTTATGTacttatttctctattttccatGCTTTTCCCTCaaaattttagtgtattttttaattgacatttgtAATACTTTCTTTTGTTTGACTAAGGTACTGTTAAACTGATCTTCTGAGTGCTTAATTTCAGCttttttaattctagaatttTCCTTTGGTTGCATTTCACAGATAATTTTTGCTTAAATTGCATATGTTGTCCTTTTTGAATAcattaatcataattttaaataatagtttcattgagatataatttactttccatattatttaaagtgtacaatttaatgtgTTATGCATCTACCACCACAATCAATTGTAAAACTTTCATCCACCCCcccaaagaaaaagaatctatTATAAGTCACTCACTCCCCCACTTCTCCAAACCCTAGGCAGCCACTAATATActttgtctctacagatttgcctaatCTGGACAttgcatacaaatggaatcatacaattacttagcatgttttcaaggttcatccatgttgtagcatgtatcagtacttgatttctttttatggctgaataatattccatggtgtggatATTACTgtgtttcatttatccattcacagtAAATGGCCATTTGGGTTAGTTCCACTTTGGGGCTCTtaagaataatgctgctgtggttGGATTTACGTGCAAGTTTTGTATGCAGgtctagatttgttttttaaatttacagactattttggagcagtttctggtttacagaaaaattaagaagaaaggagagagttcTCATACCTCCTTACCTCtctacccagtttcccctattactaACATCTTAAATTAGCTTAATAAATTTGTTAtagttaatgaaccaatattgatacattattactaACTAATGTCCATGCTTTACTTTAGACTTCACTCTTTGTTTCGTACATtatatgatttttgacaaatgttcAATAACCTGTATCTACCATTACAGAACCACACACAGGAATTTCTCTGCCATTAAAATTCTGGGCTTCACccatccttttctccctccccacaacctctggcaaccactgatcttttgatTGTCTCCACACTTTGCCTTTTCCTAAATTTCAAATAGCTGCAGTCATATAATATGCACGTAGCCTTTGCAGATtgcctttttttcacttagcaatatgcatttaagcttcttccatgtcttttcatggcttcatagccttttctttttattgctgaatgctCTTCCTTTGTACGGatataccatagtttgtttatccattcacctactgaaaaacatcttggttgatttcaagttttggcaattatgcaAGAAACtgttataaacatccatgtgcaggtttttatgcGGACATAACTTTTCAGTTCCtatgggtaaataccaaagagcatgATTACTAGATCACTGTATGGTAAAAGtacgtttagttttgtaagaaagtgCCAAGTATCCCGCTAGCTACAAATGAGAATTCCAATTGTTCTGCATCATCACCAACTTCGATATTTCagtttttggattttagccatttgaataggtgtgtagtggtatctcattattgttcTAATTTAAAATTCACTGATGACATGGAATGTGTAGCATCTTTTCATACGCTTATTTGCcatgtgtatattttctttgtttaatcatagttgttttgttgtttttttttgttttttgtttttttgcgatactcgggcctctcacttgtggcctctcccattgcggagcacaggctccagacgcgcaggctcagcggccatggctcacgggcctagccgctccgcggcatgtgggatatcttcctggatcggggcacgaactcgtgtcccctgcatcggcaggcagactctcaaccactgtgccaccagggaagcccttgttgtttttttaaccaaGGCCTGCTAACTCTTGTCCTCCTGTGTCTATTtatattgtcttttttctttctttttttttttttgagcttttgATCATTTCGTCTTTTTTCTGGtatgtcaaattattttttatattaaaattgggTTCAACTTATTTTAGGAAACTATAAAGATACCTCCACATTCTGGATGTTGTtatctttctctttaaaagaTTTACTTTTGCCCATGGCAGACAGTTACTATAGGGACTGGTAACCTTAGTCCATTCTCAGTTTGAGCTCTTTCAAAGCTGTTTTTCAGTCTGTGTGAAGGTtggtctatttctgtcttgtcctTCCTCTACGGGTGTTGCCCTTTGGGATTACCATGTGAACGTTTGGATTCTCCCTATTCCCAGCTACCCTTGTATTTGTTAGGCTTTAAATGTAATGGTTCCTGCAGCCCTTTGAGACTAAAGATACACTTAGCTTGTCATTTCATTAGTTGTTGCCTTTAGCTTGAGCTCTTGCCGTTTGGCTTCTGTG
Encoded here:
- the RAB39A gene encoding ras-related protein Rab-39A, translated to METIWIYQFRLIVIGDSTVGKSCLLHRFTQGRFPGLRSPACDPTVGVDFFSRLLEIEPGKRIKLQLWDTAGQERFRSITRSYYRNSVGGFLVFDITNRRSFEHVKDWLEEAKMHVQPFQIVFLLVGHKCDLASQRQVTREEAERLSADCGMKYIETSAKDATNVEESFTILTRDIYELIKRGEICIQDGWEGVRSGFVPNTVHSSEEAVKPRKECFC